Within the Tenrec ecaudatus isolate mTenEca1 chromosome 7, mTenEca1.hap1, whole genome shotgun sequence genome, the region GTGCCTAGTCCTTCGACTGGAAGCTTTGAAGTATGTGCAGTTTTCTCTATACCctcatgttgtccttttcctttGTGCTTGgttgacttcactcagcatacttTCCTTCAAATATTTCCATGAGACAAATGTTTCATGtttccatcactgctttttagtgatgcataacactccattgtgtgtatataccaaagtTTTTAAATCCCTTCATCTATCGATGGACACTGTTTTCAGTGTGTGTATGAGACTGGTGTGTACTGGAAGGAGAGCTGCTTAGTCAGGGCGGGCCAGCAGCAAGGCTGCAGGCTGATGGCAGATGGGCTCTGTTCACATTGGTATGTGTTGTGGGCAGACAAtgcagggagcagaggagggtCTAGTGGCCATGGCTGAGAAAGCTGTGGGAAGACAGTGCAGTATTACTGGTCACTGTCTCAAGCACCACAGGCATTTGGTGGGCAAGCTCTGGTAACCGTGATAGGAGCCACAGGCAGATGTAAGATATGGACAAGAAAGTTATACACTGTAGGCAGACGGCAGGTTGTCGGTGGCGGGCAGCTATGACCTCATCTATAGGGGCATCAGGCAGGCAGTGGGTGGGCTCCAGATCAGACAGTGTGGGGAATCTGACTACAGTGGGGAGAGCCACAGGTGGGCCCTGGATGGGATCCAGCCACAGCAACTGGGGATGTGAATGTTCTGAAGGCAGGGGCTGGCCATGGAGGGGGATATATAGCAGTGTGAGTGCCACAGACTAAGGTAGCTCTGGTACCTGGCTGAAGATTACCGGTGCTCCATGGTGACAACatgggctggggtggggcagaAGGTGGGTAGTGGACAACAGTACCTGGGTCAGAGAAGAGTTCTGGGATACCACGAGTCTTAATTATATGTTCTGGCTCCTTCACTCAATCTTCTGGTCCCCAGTCTAAGTGATCGCCTGTCAGCTCCCAGCATGACCCTCTTACTTTGTCACCAACTTGCAATAAGTCCCTCTGTCTGTACATTCTAGGATATTTTTAATAGggggaaatgtaaaaaaaatcatattacctCTGGGGAAAccaaaatgtatataaatattttagaaCTGAATGCTTTCCCAGAAATATCAAGCTCAAGTCACtttctcctttttattttatttattaatttatttgctTATTATACAACCTGAGTTAAACGTTACCCTGATTTATTAAGATAACAGACTAAGGACGGGAAAGACTCAGGCTTGAAATGTAGCCCATTACAGCAATTTTGTCTAAAGCTACtatttccccccaccaccaccctcaccccttTAACTAGAGAATAATGAAGAgttataatcattttcaaacacTTTATGTTATGAAATAAGTTGAATATGTATTTTCTTAGGGTTATAGTACTTTCTTAATGAGGCAAagaaatcaatattttaaaattatttaaaactatAAGGAAACAAAGGCCATATATTATTTTGTGACCTGTTTCAAATGTATTTAGAAGTAACATTTACTAGAGGAAAATACCaagatgtgtttgtttgtttgcttggttggttTTATGAAATCCTACTTTATGatttaccaaaccaaactcactgtcatccagtcgatgTTGGCTCATGGTAAGTCTTTAGCACATGGTAGAgctactcctgtgggtttttaagactCAATATGAGTAGCAAGCCTGTCATTCTCTCACTTGAAGACGTAGGGGCTGAGTGAATATACCATTTAATTCAGCGCAGTTAGTAGGTTTTGCTGTTTAAGATGTTGTGTGCTTTTTAATGCCAATGTTTTGATGTCTTTTTTCGTATATATTTATGAAATGTTTCATATATACGTATGCACATATTTATAATGTTTAACATGTTTCGTATCAGAATAAATATATTATCTTCCATTCAAGAAAGACATAAATGGTTTTGTATTTAGACACATTGGTATTATCTTCCATgaaagaaatatataaatatttatgtagTTAGACATTTTGACAAGATAGAATAATAtgtcccaaacaaaaccaaaaacatgtGAATTAGCATAATATTTTAGCTTTCTGAGCTTTTCTTATTATGTGCTATATATAAAGGGGAACACAGTCATTAATTCTGTGACAATACTATTAAACTCTCAGAACTAAAAATAGAGTAGAAGATGCAACAGAAATTTGTGATCATGGGTCATCATAGAATAATGTGGTtattctaggaaaattagaagtagtCAAAATTAAAACATAACCCATAAAAATGATATCTTAAACATtagagagctgaaatggactgttgTAGGCGATTTTTAATCGAAAAAATAATGGGATTTACTATGCCTtgaataacacaatcaaaagagggatggcattgcattcattgttaaTTATGACATTTCGAAATCAACGATAAAGCTACTGTttcaaaagaactggttgacattccaTAATTTCAAGAGCGTCCATATGGTCAAGAACTGATGGCATTGAAGGAGGAAGCcagagttgcactgaaagcattagtcaaagacaaggttcaggaatggatgagactgtcaatttaaatgtttcaaaaacCTATTGAAGTATGAGGAGCAGAAATACATTTATGCTAAATATGTTGAAAAACAGTTTCATGGCCAAGTGATTGGGAAAGAgctatatttgtatccattccaaagaaagatgactcaaaGATGTTCAAATTCTAGAACAATAATATTGGTATTGTATGCAAGTAAATTTCTGCTAATGAGCATTCAATATTGCCTGTAgtgaacttccagaaattcaggctggattcagaagaggacttgaacaaaaaatgttatttttgataTCCCGTGGATCTCGTGTGAACACAGAGAATATAacaaatgtgttttgttttattgactggcCAAAGGCATctgactatgtggaccataacaaattatggatacctttgaaaagaatgggaattcctgaaagcTTCATTGTGCTAgccgtgcatggatcaagaggcagttgattGTGCAGAATGAGAGaatactgcattgtttaaaatgaGTAAATATGTTTATCAGTGTTCTAACCTCTTGCCAAATCTATTCAATATGTGTTCTAAGAAAATAATCaatgaagctgggttatatgaaaatGAATGTAACACgagtattggaggaaggcatattaacaaagtgatatacagatgacaaaaTTTGCTTGTTAAATGTGAGGCAGTCTTGAGactccagctcccttctccagccactcctggaTCTGGTTTCCGGCTCGTGCTCCGCCTCCgactccgcctccgcctccgcttccccagaaggccgcctgctgatcccaggagccatctgcgACCTGCAAGGAGGACGATGACCAGGATCCACGACGATGctgcctccacagccagtggcgtccctgctccgcttggcctcgcttccttcctccagccctcctcccgcccctgttggtctggtcggcacccgcagctgcagccaaccagccagccagccagctagccAGCAAGCAGGGGAAGCCTTCAAGTGCCACCCGACTGACCTGCCGGGCCCACGGGGCTCGCTCACCGACCCACCCACCTCCGCCTCCACCACTGCGCGCCTCGCTGGGGTCCATCATGGGGCGCGGCAAGCCTAAACAGAAGCCGCCTCCCAAGAAGAAGAGGACCGGCACACTGGACACGGAGTTCACCTGCCCCTTCTGCAACCACCCCAAGGCTTGTGAAGCAAAGATGGACCGTGCCCGCGGCAAAGCGGTCATCTCCTGCGGCGTCTGCTTCGAGGCTTTCCAGGCGCCCATCACCCACCTCTCCTACCCCGTGGACGTGTACAACGCCTGGGTCGATGCCTGTGAGGAGGCCAACCAAGAGCAGCCCCAGAGAAGCGCCCCTGAGGCCACCCACGGTGTCCCCAACGGCAGCCGTCCACAGCGGGCGAGCACCCCACGGGCCCTGGTTCCTCTCAGATGCCTGAGCCCCGGAGCATGAATAAAGCGTTCTGCCAGCttgtctgggggcagggggcggataAAAAAAAAGTGAGGCAGTCTTAAAGTACTTGCTGGTTAAGATCATGGATCACAGTCTTCAGAATTGATTACACACTCAATATAAAGATGACAAAAAGTccaacaactggaccagtaagtaacatcattttattagtctgtgtagactagagaacaaatctagggagactcatatatgtataagaaagagctttatattcaagagcaattgaatattgagacaacatcccagcctactccagatcaagtccataagtctgatattagccctaatTAGCCTGATAtagttcaataccaatctataaattcctcttcagactcacgcaacatattCAATGAAGATGAATGCAggtagatcacaagccagtgggtggaaagtcttgtagatccagtggtggtgtatctcagtactggtaggggtctccactctTTGGCTTTGGCtgtcatcagcctgtctccagtaGCTTGTCAACCAGAATGTCTCCAAGTGACTGAGCAGAAAGagagtgtctcctacctccaaggagggacactggagtttccagaatcctcagaagcagaccatgcccacacaggtacctcattgactatgacatgattgacaggctggacccccccccctttactcttaatcctgtcaaattgacaaatgattatataactaccacagtctctataacagagaaaacactgatgttgtcaaggattttattttgtttgaatccacaaccacaatcaatgctcatggaaccagcaatCAGAAGACCCAAGTACACATGGCAtagggtaaatctgatgcacaagacttctttaaaaagtTGAAAAGCAAGAAAGTTACTTTGCAGAATGATATGCATGTGACACTAGTCATGGtaatttcaatcaccttatatgcatgtgaaagttgggcattgagtaaggaagactgtagaagaatttgttcacttgaattgtggtgctggtgaaaacaccatggtctgccaaaggaacaaaaacaacaaaatctgtcttgaaagatgtaCAGTCGGAAGTGTGCTCTTTGGAAGTAAGGATGGAGATTTTTCTCACGTAATTTGGgctttttatcaggaaagaccagtcccaggaaaaggccatcatgcttggtaaagtagagggatgtgaaatagaggaaggtcttcaacaaGATTGACGAACCCCATGGCTAAAACCgtagactcaaacataagaactacTGTAAGTCTGTTGCAGGACTGGGAGGGTTTTCagcgtccatggtacttccagtgttcttctccagcaccttaaCTCAGACACATCAATTCTTGTTCAATTTCCCTTATTTGTGGTCCTGGTGAAATGCAATTGCTTGGCATGGCTCATCTATACAGTCTGTAATTCCAATTCAGTGATTGTGGTGTTGGGGTGGGGCACGCAAAGTGTAAAAGGCTTCAACTAGGGAATTCATCAGCTTTTCCATTCTACTGAGGAAAAAATAAGCCAGTTAAGACTCAAGAACAGAGAATCCTactgccaccaagaaagaagagtcacaagaaagagtATGCAAGATACTTGCCTCATGTGGTAGAGTCAGTGGACAGCATCAGTGCCTATTGCACCAAAAGCACCCGAACCATGAGGTACCATAGTGGGTTTCCCAACCCAAGGAGCAAGCAAAACTGAATGTCTTTGGACAAGAGGTTGACTTTCTGAGTGTGGTGCTCTTTGAGCATCTATCAGCATTAAGGAAGCTTTGCTAAATTTTCCCAatcagggaaggggtcaaggggcTCTGTGACTGACAGCATGAGAACCAGAGGGAGAGACAGAAGATCAAAAAGAGACCTATCTGTTCACATGATTGAGAAGACATGCTGCTGTGGACAGGAAGATTGTATCTTTCGTATTTTATGATCTTACTTTTTGATAACATGTTAACTACCCAATAAACCCTCCTACTTGTTAGTTCTGTGTGACCGTTGTATCAAAATGTCAAATTCAGTATAAAAAtcggtagtaccaatgaagaacacagctttcccccagatcccggatgcttcctccccccaactaccatgatccgaattctaccttgcagggctggataggacagaggttgtacactggtacatatgaggcctggaggcacaaggaatccagggtggatgataccttcaggaccaagggtgtgaggggcgatgctgggagagtggagggtgagtgggttggaaaggggaaactgattacaaggatccacatgtgacctcctccctgggagagggacggcatagaggggggggaagggagactccggatatggcaagatatgacaaaataaaaatgtataaattaccaagggcacatgagggagggggaaggaggggaaaaaaaaagaggatctgatgccaagggcttatgtggagagcaaatgctttgagaatgattggggcagggaatgtgcagatgtgctttatacaattgatgtatgtatatgtatggattgtgataagagttgtatgagctcctaataaaacgtttttaaaaaatcaagagaTTTATGGGTATGGTTGGTGTTAGAGTAGGGTAAAGGAAGATGGAGATTGAGACATGTTTGATTTATGATGTGATGTCAGCATTGGGCTGGGCTGGATTTGTATTCTGCTTCTCACATGTGAGTCCGGGAGAAGTTAGACATTGACCTCACATTGTTTCTTTAACTGCCAAAGCACACGTGATGAGTTTCAACATccttacttccaaggagcataTTGGCTGTACTTTTTCAAGACAGAAATGtttagttcttttggcagtccctgataTATTCAATACACAATTTAAGACACTGTGCATTAACCTTGTAGACACATTTAATCCAAAGagatagactatatgaagaatgaGACATCAGGATTCAAGAAAGACTAATAATATGCAAATAATCAATTTTTTACTTTTTGAAAGTGAAAAGTTGAAATActcattgatgaagatcaaatattaCATTCTTAGTATAGCTTAAACATTAGCTTCAAGAGAACAAAACTCCTCACACTGCACTATTGAGCAGCATCATGAGAAAAGgaggaagttatcaaggattttgtattattttgatctagacccatagaagcagcagttaatAAATAAAGGATGCATTGagcaaatatgctgcaaaagactaGTTTAAAACGTCACAGAGCAAACATTTTACCTTGGAAGCTCAGGTGCACCTGATCTAAATGCTATTCTTTTCAGTGgcctcacatgcatataagacatggacagtgaatactgaagactGGAGAAGTAATGTCTTGGAGCTATGGAACACTTGAAAATGATTGACTATGTTATGGATTGTCAGaagtacaaacaaatctggaCTGAAGTAAGTCCGATAACAGTAGTCCTTAATAACAAGGATGATGGGAATTCCTGTGTAAACTTTGaaactttggggggtgggggacccgACTCTGGTGTAGTATACTATGATGGCTAAAGAGGattagcaaaaaagaggaagactctcagtgagatggagtgacaccgtcTCTACAGAAAATGGCTGAAACATCGTACCGATATGGGGATGACACATGTTTAGAAACTGCTTCGTAGTAATGTAGATAGAGTttttatgagttgaaattgactcctcATTGCCCGGCAATGACAGCAACAGGACAGTCACAAGTAACCCTGCTGTGGTATGCCCTTAGCAAATCACCATGAGGTGAGTATGAGACAGGACTGACTGAATGACACAAAAAAACAGGAcaatcatgattttaaaaaactataataGATGTGCTCAGAGGGTCAGTAAAGTGGAATCTTATTAAATTTACCATTAAAATCCAAGAAACTGAAAATGATCAGGAACAGGAGAGGGTGGGGCCAGAGCCAAGGAATAAATGTCATAAagaaggagaagcagcagcaacaataGCAGCAGCTATTTACAAAGCAGTTATATATAGACTTGGAGATAGAGCTAGggaaattagatagatagatagatagatagatagatagatagatagatagatagatagatagatatgtgcaTCTATGGTATGAATAATCATTTCAAATGTGGATAGTCTAAATATaccaaataaaaaccaaattATTGGAGCACATTAAATATACTGTTGAAAATATCAAATTTTGCTTTAAATAGATATTTGAAAATATCAAAGTATGTTCATCTGGAAGATACACAATCAAAATATAAAGATATAAATAGGATAAACAATTGTATGGAAaaccattatgaaaaatatatgtgtgATGTTAAAAATAGAACATAAAAGCGTGCTGCGGTATATTAATTTCAGAAATGTTCATGACAGAAGGAGGAAGATTATCAGCTATATAGAGGAAACGTAACATGACAAAGAggtcagtattttaaaaataatataaatatgtaaatattgtAAAGAACTCTAAACGTCACTTTCCTGAAGATAGAATAATAACACAGTATATGAACGGGGGGAGGAAACACTGAACCGCTAGCACAAATACATAAATCCTTTATCGTAGTTGGGAATTTCAGGATCGCTCTGCTGGCGATTAATGTATCAAGTAGTCAGAACGTTAGTGAAGATAAAGTGAACCCGGGGAGGACTATGCATTTATTTGACCTAATTGACTTTTATAGAAGACTTCATCCAGCAATATCAGAATGCGTGTAACAGTTACCAACGTGGGATAACTTCCATGCCTCAAAATATACCTtaacaaatttaataaaatagaatTCACACAAAGTAGTCTACAAAAGTAAAATTTAAACCAGAAGCTTGTATCTCAAAGATAACTTGAAATTTTTCAAATACTTTTATATTAAACAGTTAATTGCCACAAAAATACCAAGAGGTAAAATAAAACCCAAGAAAAATTAATTGAACTAATTAATAATGAAATAATGGATTCTTTGGAAGAGAGAAATTTATGATTAAACAGATTAGAGAAAGATATCTGAAACCATCATTTTAGCTTCTATCTTCAGAAATTTGCAGAATAACAGCAAAGCTCTCCCACAGGACATATAAGTAAATATTAATATTGAATTTGAATTAGTGGCATTGGAGTGAAAATAATAGAGAAAACAATGAACCCCAAGCTACTTCTCTGAAACATAAATAAAATTGGTAAGATGCTGGTCAATGTggccatgaaaaaagaagaaatcacaCAAACTACTAATAACAGAAATAGAATAAAGATTATTCTTGTAGATCTGTAGACATAAAGGGGAAAACATAATATTGCAAAGAACATACCTATGCCTTCATATTTCATAGAAGATTCCAAATAGATTTTCCTTGAAAGATGTATGCTATCAAATCAAATTATGGAGAAATAGATATCCCAACCCACATAATTATTACAGATATGGAATcaataattaataaaatgaaaaaaaaacggAAAGAACAGTAGTCCCAGATGCTTTTACTAGAGAATTCTATGAACTATTTAAGGGGGAAACGATTCCAACATTCATAGCACAGCTCTTAAATGTTACACAAAAatcaactcaagatggattactgacctaaaaaattatatttctaactataacatagGAGAAAATCTGCATGACTTAGGATTTTGTAACATGATTTTAGATACAACCCTGAAAGCAGGATTCATGACAGAAACATTTGTTAAATGGGACTTTACTAAAATTAAAAACTTCTGCTCTGGAAAAGAAACTGtagaaaaatgcaaaagaaaaaccacagactaggagaaaatatttgcaaacacTTATCTGATAAAGAAAGCGTGTCCAAAACATATAAAAGAGTCAAAACTTTGCAGAAATATAACACAAACAATTCAATGTTTTAAATGAGGAGAAAATCTGATAAGACATCTCACAAAAAGAAgtatacagaaaaaaataaacctgTGTACATGTACTTAATACCAATTttcatgagagaaacaaattataTCAACAATGACACCACTATCCATCTAGCAGAATGGCTATAAAGAAACTAATAAACCAGTGCGCCAAACCTGGTCAAATTTGTTTCCAGTACAAACACACGGTAGGGACTCTCATTCATTTCTAGTGAACATACAAAATAGTATCATCACTTTGGAGGAAATTTTGCTAATTTCTTATATTCCTGAACACAGTTTTAACATGCAATTTTAAATCATGCTCAGGGTCTTTTACtcaacttattttaaaaatgtatatccaCATAAAACTCTGCCCCTGAATGTTTACAGTAGCATTACTCATAAGTGTCAAAACTAGAGGCAATCAAGATACTCTTCAGTGACTGAGTGGGTAGATAAATCACAGAACACCAATACACTGCCATTCAGTGATAAAAAGAATGAACTGTCAGCCAAGGAAGTCATGGATGAATGTTACATGTATATTGCTAATGGAAGAAGCCAATCTGAAAAGGTTGCCAATTTTAAGAATCTGTTTCTGCAACGTTTTAGAAAAGACAAAAGTGTAGAGAAATAAAGCAAATAAGTTAattgataaacaagcggccatctagctgagaagcatcaaagtccccatggaagaagcacaccagcctatctgactacaaggtgtagaagagaccatttatcagacatcaaataactaaaaatcatatcagtgtgttcccactttcctgatacaatcactggagacaaacgtgtgcatgagcaaatgcggtgaagaaagctgttggtgcccagctatcaaaagacatagtgtctggggtcttaaaggcttgaaggtaaacaagtgtccatctagctgagaagcatcaaagcccacatgaaagaagcacaccagcctgtctgaccaca harbors:
- the LOC142453169 gene encoding transcription elongation factor 1 homolog produces the protein MGRGKPKQKPPPKKKRTGTLDTEFTCPFCNHPKACEAKMDRARGKAVISCGVCFEAFQAPITHLSYPVDVYNAWVDACEEANQEQPQRSAPEATHGVPNGSRPQRASTPRALVPLRCLSPGA